A single genomic interval of Terriglobus albidus harbors:
- a CDS encoding exopolysaccharide biosynthesis polyprenyl glycosylphosphotransferase: protein MKICGKALPPRAALLLSLDFVVLVIVAPLLFVLPLVAGSSGKPTGSVLLGLLRLMLVGIVCQVIFYYHDLYNLQTVRIPRTTIVQVLRAFALLFLLLAAGVFLLPWLTPVLSKVLLFASFLAVVTLVSRRLALPRNRQRVLVVGAGDEAAELQAIVLSSPEWNMEVAEITPPAMLTKALQGEKRVSEGFERIIVTNVKAQSDDNLETLLSCKMAGMEIEDAQAFFENATGRVRVDHLSAEQCIFSDRYSNRIGKRFAKRIFDLLVAGMLLVATSPVVLIVALVVYLQQDGPVFYRQQRIGLFGKPFSILKFRTMSPVTSVQKTGWAGNETHRITRLGKHLRKYRIDELPQLVNVLRGEMSLIGPRPEQPHLCEVLEQHVPFYKHRHSVPPGLTGWAQVRYHYGSTIEESKRKLEYDLFYVKHLSLWLDCAIALETVKVVLVGRGAV from the coding sequence ATGAAGATTTGCGGAAAAGCATTGCCTCCGAGGGCAGCGCTGCTCCTCTCGCTGGACTTTGTTGTTCTGGTGATTGTGGCGCCGCTGCTCTTTGTCCTGCCGCTGGTCGCGGGATCGAGCGGCAAGCCCACCGGATCGGTTCTGCTTGGCCTGCTGCGGCTGATGCTGGTAGGGATTGTCTGTCAGGTTATCTTCTACTATCACGATCTCTATAACCTGCAGACCGTTCGAATTCCCAGAACTACGATTGTGCAGGTTCTGCGCGCCTTTGCTCTCTTGTTTTTGCTGCTGGCAGCGGGAGTATTTCTTCTGCCCTGGTTGACCCCCGTGCTTTCAAAGGTGTTGTTGTTCGCCAGCTTCCTTGCGGTTGTGACGCTGGTTTCCAGAAGGCTGGCGCTGCCTCGCAACCGGCAGCGGGTTCTTGTCGTGGGGGCCGGCGATGAGGCCGCGGAACTACAGGCGATTGTTCTTTCAAGTCCGGAATGGAATATGGAGGTAGCTGAAATTACACCTCCTGCCATGCTGACCAAGGCGCTTCAAGGGGAGAAAAGGGTAAGCGAAGGCTTCGAACGTATCATCGTGACGAACGTGAAGGCGCAGTCTGACGACAACCTGGAAACCTTGCTGAGTTGCAAGATGGCCGGCATGGAGATCGAGGACGCTCAAGCCTTCTTTGAGAATGCGACTGGAAGAGTCCGCGTCGATCATCTGAGTGCGGAGCAATGTATCTTCTCAGACCGCTACAGCAACCGGATCGGGAAGCGGTTTGCGAAACGGATCTTCGATCTTCTGGTTGCCGGAATGCTATTGGTTGCTACCAGTCCGGTCGTTCTTATTGTTGCGTTGGTGGTTTACCTGCAACAGGACGGTCCGGTGTTTTACCGGCAGCAGCGTATTGGGCTGTTTGGAAAGCCGTTCAGCATTTTGAAGTTCAGAACGATGTCGCCGGTGACATCAGTTCAGAAGACCGGGTGGGCGGGGAATGAGACCCACCGCATTACGCGGCTTGGGAAGCATTTGAGGAAATATCGTATCGATGAGTTGCCGCAGCTCGTCAACGTACTGCGCGGCGAGATGAGTTTGATTGGGCCAAGACCCGAGCAGCCTCATCTATGTGAAGTACTCGAGCAGCATGTGCCGTTCTACAAGCACCGCCATTCGGTTCCCCCTGGGCTGACAGGCTGGGCGCAGGTGCGGTACCACTACGGTTCCACGATCGAGGAATCAAAACGCAAGCTTGAGTATGACTTGTTTTATGTAAAACATCTTTCACTGTGGCTCGATTGTGCAATCGCGCTGGAGACGGTGAAAGTGGTCCTGGTGGGGCGAGGCGCTGTCTAA
- a CDS encoding DegT/DnrJ/EryC1/StrS family aminotransferase — MQKIQMLNLERQYASLREEIDRAIENVLEKQHFILGPEVAALESEVANYCQVGHAVGVASGTDALLLAMKAAGVGPGDEVIVPAFTFVATADTVSLLGATPVFADIDPVTYTMDVKGLEALVGPATKAIIAVHLYGQAADIFAIAKFARAHNLAFIGDTAQALGAKYAGDAVCSFGDFGCLSFFPSKNLGAYGDGGMIVTKSAEQAAYLRMARAHGSAKKYKSEFLGWNSRLDEIQAAILRVKLPHLNRWNEQRRERAALYHQVLRDIDEVILPETVEGRTHVFHQYTIRVPNRDAVQNELRQLGVETAVHYPIPLHLQPMYEHLGYKKGRLPEAERAAGEVLSLPIYPHLLPEEIHYVGEALKQVMAKPEMRTKVILAQVS; from the coding sequence ATGCAGAAGATTCAAATGCTTAATCTGGAGCGCCAATATGCCTCACTTCGCGAAGAGATCGACAGAGCGATTGAAAACGTGCTGGAAAAGCAACATTTCATCCTCGGACCCGAGGTTGCCGCTCTTGAGTCGGAGGTGGCGAACTATTGCCAGGTGGGGCACGCGGTAGGCGTCGCCTCGGGAACCGATGCGCTGCTCCTGGCCATGAAGGCCGCCGGGGTTGGCCCCGGAGACGAGGTCATTGTTCCGGCTTTTACCTTCGTTGCCACGGCGGACACCGTGAGTTTGCTGGGCGCGACGCCGGTATTTGCCGACATCGATCCGGTCACTTACACCATGGACGTGAAGGGGCTTGAAGCACTGGTGGGACCGGCGACAAAAGCGATTATTGCCGTGCACCTCTATGGACAGGCGGCAGATATCTTCGCGATTGCGAAGTTCGCGCGCGCGCACAATCTCGCCTTTATTGGGGATACGGCACAAGCGCTCGGCGCCAAATATGCCGGAGACGCGGTCTGCTCGTTTGGCGATTTCGGATGCCTGTCCTTCTTCCCCAGTAAGAACCTCGGCGCGTACGGAGACGGCGGTATGATCGTGACCAAGAGCGCCGAACAAGCCGCCTATTTGCGAATGGCGCGCGCTCACGGCAGCGCGAAGAAATATAAGAGTGAATTTCTTGGGTGGAACAGCCGCCTCGATGAGATCCAGGCGGCAATCCTGCGGGTCAAGCTACCACATCTCAATCGATGGAACGAGCAACGGCGTGAACGCGCAGCTCTCTATCACCAGGTGCTACGGGATATCGATGAGGTAATCCTTCCGGAGACTGTGGAGGGAAGGACTCACGTGTTTCATCAATATACGATCCGGGTTCCGAATCGTGACGCCGTGCAGAACGAACTACGCCAGTTAGGGGTGGAAACAGCGGTGCATTACCCCATTCCGTTGCACCTGCAGCCCATGTATGAGCACCTGGGATATAAAAAAGGCCGTTTACCCGAGGCGGAGAGGGCCGCCGGAGAGGTGCTTTCATTACCGATATATCCCCATCTGCTTCCTGAAGAAATCCACTACGTCGGCGAAGCATTGAAGCAGGTCATGGCAAAACCAGAGATGCGAACCAAGGTGATCCTGGCACAGGTGAGCTGA